A genomic segment from Nocardiopsis sp. Huas11 encodes:
- a CDS encoding TerD family protein yields MLRMLHSEIVKRTLRVPEPSGKPGDGAAAARRFDAALLTVGYACSTDLLRHLAALRPEDVVAAAGPVLSAVREAVGDHVEHNVYFVDFPENVPDTARFWLECLAAALADPDTKTASVLGESVLAGGGVDLLALPEYGRYQHDFDALLSLREPFVAGAKDRVSVLHLGRPLAEETRALYLDLAGGPLPLAEDDLVLLEILAAECVDGEQPERIPVRENRAVVNRARMAEGRAPMVDTVTDVLRLACALSGGDVTLDQPTRFRSLRRSERRALMTALEGVVGGSRAKLGDVARYRERFKRLGERLHPHEYPGLERAREVFAVARGETRFHGLNARVEAAFAEGDTGRVLDLLATAPGVLVRNLDRVLRQAGAEEVALVAATVAGCADQVAPRVLVSAREHLASRGRPGVARMFVNQRARAWAERDRRDALPAGHLDPVVAALDAAIARRLPRFDRVLVDEAVRTVAVPRSGKGTAGGVGVLPRGSVMPVDGERLRFFVYWRQAARRTDLDLSVELLDADFAWAGQVSWTNLRGTGMVHSGDIVEAPEGATEMIDLDLARLDPGVRHVVPQVLVYDGEGFVEAAESFFGFMTRDGEQEGMPFEPRTVRAKSDLRGPARIALPLVFSRDEDGGWTARWLHLFLAGRVAFNRVEDTSVSAGLLARSVVEREAFTVGDLLAMTAEAGARVAPFDAAEPGEESVPEGERWAYVGLERPDGLPEGTEVFTARELGSLLPD; encoded by the coding sequence ATGCTGCGCATGCTGCACTCCGAGATCGTCAAGCGGACCCTGCGCGTGCCCGAGCCGTCCGGCAAGCCCGGAGACGGCGCCGCGGCCGCGCGCAGGTTCGACGCCGCCCTGCTCACCGTCGGCTACGCCTGCTCCACGGACCTGCTGCGGCACCTGGCCGCGCTCCGGCCCGAGGACGTCGTGGCCGCGGCCGGACCCGTGCTGTCGGCGGTGCGCGAGGCGGTCGGCGACCACGTCGAGCACAACGTCTACTTCGTCGACTTCCCGGAGAACGTGCCGGACACGGCGCGGTTCTGGCTGGAGTGCCTGGCCGCCGCCCTGGCCGACCCCGACACCAAGACGGCGAGCGTCCTCGGCGAGTCCGTCCTCGCGGGCGGCGGCGTCGACCTCCTGGCCCTGCCGGAGTACGGTCGCTACCAGCACGACTTCGACGCGTTGCTGAGCCTGCGCGAGCCGTTCGTGGCGGGCGCCAAGGACCGTGTCAGCGTCCTGCACCTGGGCCGCCCCCTGGCCGAGGAGACGCGGGCGCTCTACCTCGACCTGGCCGGCGGACCGCTCCCGCTGGCGGAGGACGACCTCGTGCTGCTGGAGATCCTGGCCGCCGAGTGCGTGGACGGGGAGCAGCCCGAGCGGATCCCGGTCCGGGAGAACCGGGCGGTGGTCAACCGCGCCCGGATGGCCGAGGGCCGTGCCCCGATGGTGGACACGGTCACCGACGTCCTGCGCCTGGCCTGCGCCCTCTCCGGCGGCGACGTCACCCTCGATCAGCCCACCCGGTTCCGGTCCCTGCGACGGAGCGAGCGCCGCGCGCTCATGACCGCGCTGGAGGGCGTGGTCGGCGGCAGCCGGGCCAAGCTCGGCGACGTGGCCCGCTACCGGGAGCGGTTCAAGCGGCTGGGCGAGCGCCTGCACCCGCACGAGTACCCGGGCCTGGAGCGCGCACGCGAGGTCTTCGCGGTCGCGCGCGGCGAGACCCGGTTCCACGGGCTCAACGCGCGGGTCGAGGCGGCCTTCGCCGAGGGCGACACCGGCCGGGTGCTCGACCTGCTCGCGACCGCCCCGGGCGTGCTCGTCCGCAACCTCGACCGCGTCCTGCGCCAGGCCGGTGCCGAGGAGGTCGCGCTGGTCGCGGCGACCGTGGCCGGGTGCGCCGACCAGGTCGCTCCGCGCGTGCTGGTGTCCGCGCGCGAGCACCTGGCCTCGCGCGGCCGGCCGGGCGTGGCCCGGATGTTCGTCAACCAGCGGGCCCGCGCCTGGGCCGAGCGGGACCGGCGGGACGCGCTGCCCGCCGGGCACCTCGATCCGGTCGTCGCCGCCCTGGACGCGGCCATCGCCCGGCGGCTGCCCCGGTTCGACCGGGTGCTGGTCGACGAGGCGGTGCGCACCGTCGCGGTCCCGCGCTCGGGCAAGGGCACGGCCGGAGGCGTGGGCGTGCTGCCGCGCGGGTCGGTCATGCCGGTGGACGGCGAGCGGCTGCGGTTCTTCGTGTACTGGCGCCAGGCGGCCCGGCGCACGGACCTCGACCTGTCCGTGGAGCTGCTCGACGCCGACTTCGCCTGGGCCGGCCAGGTGTCGTGGACGAATCTCAGGGGCACCGGGATGGTGCACTCCGGGGACATCGTCGAAGCACCGGAGGGTGCGACGGAGATGATCGACCTCGACCTGGCCCGGCTGGACCCGGGCGTGCGGCACGTGGTGCCGCAGGTGCTGGTGTACGACGGCGAGGGCTTCGTGGAGGCGGCCGAGAGCTTCTTCGGCTTCATGACCCGTGACGGTGAGCAGGAGGGCATGCCGTTCGAGCCCCGAACCGTCCGGGCCAAGTCCGACCTGCGCGGACCCGCGCGGATCGCGCTCCCGCTGGTGTTCTCCCGGGACGAGGACGGCGGCTGGACCGCGCGGTGGCTGCACCTGTTCCTGGCGGGACGGGTGGCGTTCAACCGGGTGGAGGACACGAGTGTGTCCGCGGGCCTGCTGGCCCGGTCCGTGGTGGAGCGCGAGGCCTTCACCGTGGGCGACCTGCTCGCGATGACCGCCGAGGCCGGCGCCAGGGTGGCGCCCTTCGACGCCGCCGAGCCGGGGGAGGAGTCGGTGCCCGAGGGGGAGCGGTGGGCCTACGTCGGGCTGGAGCGCCCGGACGGGCTGCCGGAGGGCACCGAGGTGTTCACCGCGCGGGAGCTGGGCTCGCTCCTCCCGGACTGA